One Algoriphagus sp. Y33 genomic window, TTTAACATGATTAGAGTCAATTTTGATTAAAAACCTACATTTACACCGACCATAAACGAGCGGGCTTGTGGATAAATACCACGGTCAATGCTCATGACCCCACCGCCGATTTCGGGATCATACCCTGTGTATTTGGTGAGCGTGAGCAAGTTTTCGCTCATCACATATACTCTGGCCTTTTTCATGCCGACTTTGCCTGCAATGGCAGTAGGAAGTGTATAGCCGAATTGGAGTGTTTTGATGCGGAAGTAAGATCCATCCTCCAAATAGAAATCCGATGGATTGCCGAAGTTTTTGTTAGGATCACCATCTACCAGCCTTGGATAGGAATTGTTGTCTCCGGCTTCTGTCCATCTGCCAAGAGCTTCTGTCTGCCAGTTTGCAGTTCCGATATCTAATCTTCTAAGGCCTTGGAATACTTTGTTTCCCGCTACTCCCTGTCCAAAGAGAACCAAATCAAAGGCTTTATAAGCCAAATTCACGGTGAATCCGTAGGACCAAGTAGGAGTAGGGTTTCCAATATAGGTCCGGTCTTTCTCGGTGATCTGTCCGTCTCCATCCAAGTCTGCCCAGATAAAATCGCCGGGTTTGGCATTTGGCAAAATCTGATTGCCATTGGAATCCACATAGTTTGCCACTTGCTCTTCAGTCTGGAAAATTCCCAATTTCTGAAATCCAAAGAAAGAATTGGCCGCTTGTCCCAACCCGGTTCGGGTGATAGGGTAGGTGCTTGCCTGGAAGCTTTGTCCACCTGAAATAAAATCTATATTGGCACCCAGATCAGTCACTTCATTGTGCAGATAAGATACGTTTCCGCTCATACCGAGATTGAGATTACCAAGTTGCTTTCTATAGCCGACTTCAAGTTCTACTCCCTTGTTTACCATATCCGCAACGTTTGCAGCAGGATTGGAAATCGCTCCAACATAGGAAGGGATTCTTGGGTTTTGAAGTATACCGGTGGTGACCTTTTTGTACATGTCGAACGTCACATTGAAGTCTTCGAAAACTGTAGCCTCAACGCCGATGTTGGCTTGACTTGTTTGTTCCCACTTCAGATCAGGATTGGATGGCGCATTTGGGCTATATCCGATCAGATAACTTCCATTTGTACCAATTGTATAATTTCTGCCACCCCCGATAGTGGACAAGTAAGCAAAGTCACCGATGTTGTCATTTCCCACCACACCGTATCCACCACGTACTTTTAGGAAGTCAACGACATTGTTGCTTGGCCAGAAGTTCTCCTGGGAGACAACCCACCCTGCGGAGAATGAAGGGAAAACGCCGTAACGGTTATTCTCTCCGAATCTTGAAGAACCGTCACGACGGACAAGCGCTTCCAGTAGGTATTTTTCTTTGAAGTTGTAGTTGGCTCTTGCAAAGAGGGAAGTTACTGCGTGTCCCGAACCTTCGGAACCTGTAGCAACACGCTGATCGCTGGGCACATTGTAATTCAATGAAGCGTCGTCAAAATTATCAGCAGGAACATTGAAATAAGTGACACCAAGTGATCTTGTAGTATTGTCCAAATAAGCTCCCTGCCCCAGCAATACCGTGAAGGTATGATCTTCTATGCTTTTGGTGTAAGACACCGTATTCTCCAGATTCCAGTCGAAACCTCTACTTTGATTTCTGGTAAAGGACGTTTGGTTAGATACGTTGGATCCGTTGAGATAAAAAAGCGGTGTAAAGGATTCATTTCCCCAGTAAGAAAGTTTCGCTCCCAATGTGGAACGGAACTTCAATCCTTTAATAGGTTCTGCTACAGCATAGGCATTTCCCACGATATTATCAGACCACCCATAATTCCCCAGTCTTGTTTGGATGTAAGCCAGCGGATTAACCATCTCTTGACCCACGATGGTAGATATGCCGTAAGGATTTCCGTTAGGATCCCTGATCACATTTGGGGAAGTATATGGCGGCTGCGAAGCAAGAGCAGGGTCGGTGATTACAGCCGGCGTGATAGGATCCAGATTGATCGCAGAGCTCAAGGGCCCGCCAAATTCTGAATTTGTATTTCCCAGCCCGATGGATTTGTCATGGGCATAACCCAGGTTTTGGCCTATGGTCAGCCATTTGGCCAGTTTGTGCTCCGAATTCAGGCGTATGTTAGTTCTCTTGTAGCTGGAAATATCTGTAGCTACAATACCGTCTTGTTGCAAGTGCCCAAAGGATGCATAGAAGGTAGAAACTTCATTTCCTCCGCTTACACTTACTTCATGATTTTGTCGACGGGCATCGTTGTTGAAAATCAAATCCTGCCAGTCGGTTCCTTCACCATAGCTGGCCGGGTTGCTAAAGATAGGGTTATTACCTGCGTTGACGGCTGACTCATTTCTCAAGGTTGCGTAATCTGTCGCGTTGAGAAGATCCAACTTCTTTGCAGGAGCGGAGGTACCGTAATAGCCATGGTAGTTTACACGGATTTCCCCTGCTTTTCCTTTTTTGGTAGTTACCAAAATCACCCCTGCGGCAGCTCTTGCTCCGTAGATGGCCTGAGACGAAGCATCTTTGAGCACTTCAATGGATTCAATATCGGATTGGTTGAGGTAGCCGATTCCGCCATTATCCACGACCACGCCGTCCACCACCCATAGGGGATTGTTATTCCCCAGGGTGGTTATGCCCCGGATCCTAATGGAAGAGGCAGCACCTGGCTGTCCAGAACTAGCCGCCACCGTAAGTCCGGAAGTACGTCCTTGAAGAGCTTGTTCTACGCGGTTGATTGGCATATTTTCCAAATCCGAAGCTTTTACGCTAGAGATAGCTCCCGTCACTACGCTCTTTTTCTGAACACCGTAGCCTACTACAATCACTTCTTCCAGATCACTGCTGGATTCAGCTAATTGTACATTGATTACTGATTGATTAGACACCGGTACTTCTTGGGAATCAAATCCAAGAAAACTGAATACTAAGGTGCTTCCTGTGGAGGCATTGATACTGTAATCACCATTGATATCGGTGACGGCACCATTTGTGGTCCCTTTTTCGATTACTGTCACTCCAGGGAGTATATCTCCATCTGACTGAAGCGTGACTTTTCCTGTAATTTTCACTTGTTGGGCATACACTACGCTTGCCAAAAGCAACAAACAGGAAAAGAAGAAAATAGTAAAGATTCTTCTTTCCATTAGAAATGGGTTTAGGTTAAGTTGACTAAATGAACTAAATGCTAGTCTACTTTCAACAGTAGATTCACAACCGTCAAAACTGCTAACCCCAACTCAAATTAGCACTACAGCGTAGCACTACATCACCTCTACAAAAACTCTAAAAACTTCGTTAATGACTCTTTTGATACACTACTTGACCACTACATTTAATTTCTTGGGGAATAAGTGATGCAATGTTTGAACAAAGGGTGAAATAAATACCCGGAAAAAAGTTCTCGAATTGTCGAGAGTGGTTTAGGAAATTGTAATCTCAATCAGGAAATCATGGAGATTCACTTCAGTGCTGATCTGTAATTTTTTCCTAAGCCTATATCTACCCACTTCCACCGCCTTCAAGGATATACTCATAAGGTCTGCAATTTCTTTGGAAGAGAGATTCATCTTCACAAATGCACATAGCTTTAGTTCATTAGCTGTGAGCGTAGGGAATTTTCCTCTGAGGATTGTAAGGAAATTGGAATGGACATGATCAAAATGTATGGCGAATCTATCCCAATCGTCATCACCTCGCTCTACTTCATTGATCAGTCTGATTACTTTTTTGGCATTAAGTTCAGATTCACTTTCAGCCATAAGCTCTTCTTTGATTTTGGTAAGAACTTTCCCCCGCTGGAGCAAGTGCATAGTCGTGGAGCCAAGTTCTTGATTTTTATAGTTGATTTCTGCTTGTAACTTTTCGTTCCTTAGCTGTACGATTTCCTTCTCTGTTCGTTCCAGAGCCAAATTATGCTTGTCCTTCAAGTGTTTCTGTGCCAGGATATGCTTTTTATTCTGTCTGGTAAAGAACCAATAAACTGTACCTATCAATAAGACAAAATAAAGAACATAGGCCCATACCGTCTCGTACCATGCAGGCAAAACTTTAAATGTATAGCGAGCGATATCCGATTCATTTCCTAAATTGTTCCTTGATTTTACCTCGAACGTATAGGTTCCTGCACCCAGATTGGTATAATCCTTTTCGAATCTATCTGTCCACTCACTCCAACCTTGGTCAAATCCCCGAAGCAAATAACTGTATTCTAAGTTTTCAAGCTGCCGAAATGTAGTGGAGGTGTATTCCAGGTGAATGGAATTCATTGTATGAGAGAATTCCTGTATATCATTTTCGGCTTCCTTGCCAACCTGTATGGTATAGACTACAGTATCTTGTTGGCCAAAAAGGCTTACTTTCCCTATCCAGCTGTTGGGTCGACTGATTCTCTTTCTGTACTGCTCATAATTAATGTGGAAAAATCCTTTATTAGAACCCACCAATATATTTTTTTTGTCAATTGGATAGATGAATTCATGGCCACCTATGACTTTTCCTGAAAGTTCCGGCAAATAAACTAGTGTAAAAGGCAGCTCATTATTAGGCATGCTGAAATCGATGACTCCGATTCTTTTATTGGACACAAACCATACGTTGCCTTCTTGGTCTTCTTGCAGGTATTGAATACTCATTCCTCTGAGCACTCCTTTGAAAATATCTGATTGCCTGAACCCCGCTGTCTTTTGGTCGAATTCGTAGATTCCTGATTCTGTAGCTATAAGGATTCTGTTCTTCACCTGAAAGGCATAATTGTAAAGATCTGAGGGCAAACCGTCTACCGCTGTGTAGGTCGAGGTTTTGATAACGTTCAAGAAATTATCTGAAAGCTCCTGGCGGTAGATGCCTCTATAGGGATGGGAACCCCAGAGTTCACCTGTATTGAATTGCATCTTCAAAAACCGGAGAGATTCAGAGAGTTCACCTATAGCCCCCAGGTTTTCTAACGTAGTGTTATTTTCCGAAAGAAGCTGCATACCTGTATAAGTTCCAACGTAGATTTTCGAACTTGGATAGATAGCAGTAGCCGGCTGAAAAACCCACGCTCCGGTATGATTGAAAATAGCTTTGGTACGATCCTCCACAATTTCAAAAGCACCATTTTCATGGCCCATAAGTAAACGGTCATTGATTTCTTGTATTTTCCAGACTTGTCCTTCTGATCCTTGAATTAAAGTAAATTCTCCTTTAGCGAAACTCAAATCCTTGATTTTTGAGGAAAGAGTAAATTTGTAAAGTCCATCCGAAGTGCCTAGATATAGCTGGTCTTTATAGCTTATGGCCGTATAGCCTGATACGCGCTTGTCTGCATCGGGCTGAATTTCTTTGATCGGATTTTGGAAATCTATGTAATCTATCCCATCATCCAGTCCAATCCATAAGCCAAAGTCTTTGTCTACATAAATACTTCGTACATTGTTAGTTTGTAATCCTTGGGCAATAGTGAATTGTTGTATCGTTTTGCCTTCAATGTCCATTATCAGAACTCCAGAGGACTTGGTTCCTATGGCATAAGTTTCAGAATCGATTTGGGTGACGGTGTTTACCCAACTTTTCCTAAGCAATTCGTCTATTTCAGTGGTGAAAGGTTTTAGTCCATTTGCATCTAAAAGATATATTCCATGGGATAGGGTAGTAATAAGTAAATTATCAGAGTCAAATGGAAGTATGCTGACAATATGGGGAAATGTGGTAGCCTGAGATTTTAGTGCTTTTTTCCAAATTCCATTTGAGAACTCCATTAGCCCCATTTCTTTGTCCTGGGCATATACTTTGTCATTTACTACACCTAAATACAGCCATTCTGTCTCAGAAGTGAATACATGCATTACTTCATCTTTGAAATGATAAATTCTGTTGTGCTCAAGAAAAAAGAACTCATCACCACGATTTACGATCTGCCAGATATCGGAAAAGCTTCTGGCACGTTCAGGGAGAAGATGTTTCAGTGAATGGAAATTCAATTGGCCGTTTGAAGCTGCCTGAAAATATCCTATTTCATCCTGTCCTCCGACAAAGAGACGGTTATTGGAATCGAATTTTGCGGAACGAATGATGGTTTTGTTGGGAAGCTGGTAAAGCTCCCAGAAGTTTCCGTTGAAAGTAAGCAAACCTTCATTGTTGCCAAAGTAAATAACTCCTTTTTCATCCTGGGTTGCACCCCAATTCTGAAGCCCTGCCTGATATGTCTTATTGGTGAAATTCTTGATCTTGGGAGACGCCAGTTCAGCTTGTGGATAGACAGAACGTGAAAAGAAAATAAGTAAAATAAATGTCAATAGGACATTTTTCATTTAATATAATTAAATAGTTGGGTTTAGTTGTTGTTAGATTTACTCTGATTCCCAACTGATGCTAGTATCGCTGTAAATCTGTTTTCCTGATCTTGTGCGCAAGTTTATTAAATATTTTCAGACTGCGGGGAGTTTAAATTCAATCCCATCCATTGCTTGACTTTTATCAATTTCCAAACACTAGGTAGACTAGTAATTACGGGTAAATAGCTAATCAACGGGCCAAGTTCTCCATTTGATCGGGATTTTCTATGACAGTTTCATTGTATACCAAGTTCCATCCCAACGATTTTGTCAAGACATAAATAGTTAGAAGTTCACTTATCAGGCGTTCCTGCGCATCATCTTTGAGACCCGAAGCTTCAATTTTATCTCGAAACTGTTTGGTTATACTGGTTTTGATTTTGTTGTAATCGTTGGCTTCAAATTGGTTTAAAAAGTCCTGTGTCACATCATAATAGTCGAATTCAGGATAGATATTCACCACAGGATCGGGAATTCTCACGATAGTGAGAGTTTTAGAATTCTGATCTATTCTTGTTTCCAGTTTCCTCAGATCGTACTCCACGGTGGCTTTTGCCTTTGCCACTATTAAGGCTTTTTTATTGGCACTCACAAGATCGAGAAACAGTTTTTGGGAATTGCGATAAGTAAAAACCTGAGAATAATAACCTTCTGTCACAATCAGTTTACCTACATTTTGGATTTGTTCCTGTATCATGGCCGAGTTGGCATTGAGCTTTTCTTGGCCGTCTTTTTTATCTACAAATAACCATAGACCAGCCATAACCAGAAGAGCTGCAATAAATCCCAGGAAAAATCTATTCATAATTGAAATCGAAGTGTGAGTCAAAGATAAGGTAAGCTACGAAATTTGTTTTCCTAAGGATATCTTGATTTGACGAATGGAAATTGTTTCTGACTCATGTACCATTTGATCCCACCATACGGTAATTGTCGATTTACATTCTCGATTTCTCTGCGTAGACTTTATTTATTTGGTTTTTGTCCGTACAAAATGTTGGAATTAGCTTGATTCTCTGTCAATCTACATTGTTCGTCCATTTTTATTTCCGGGGGAAACAACAGGTTAATACTACTTGAATCATCTAAGGGAATTGTAAATTACCGATGTAGTTAAACAATTTCTGCTCTAAATGATTTTATCCTTATTATGAAGAATAATAAAATTGAGAAATTTGCTCCGTTGATGAGTTGGGATATCAGTAGTCCTGTGAGTGGAATTAGAGCCAAAAAGGCAAAAGACCTTGAGGCCCTTGAGGGGTTTTCCGAGCTACATCATTGGCAAGTGGATTTGAATAAGGAGCTGATGGCAGGTTATCAGACACTTGTATTGACAGATTCTAATCAGCAAATCCTCTGGGTAAATCAAGACTTTCATACAATGACAGGATATACGCCGGAATTTGCCATAGGGAAAAAACCTACTTTTCTTCAAGGAGTGAAAACGTCGGAGAATGTAAAACGAAGAATTCGGGAAGGTCTGGCAGCTGGAAGGAGTATTACGGAATCGGTAATCAATTATCGGAAAAGCGGGGAAGAATATGCATGCCATATTTCTATAATTCCATTAATCCATTCAACCCGTGGAATCACCCATTTTTTAGCATTGGAAAGGGAAATAGTATTGGCTTCTTAGAGATGGAGCTAACTTGGAATCAAGTTAGATTTTAACGGAATACCTTATTTATAAGATGTGTGTATGTCACGATGCTAAGTCGAAGTCTATACCTAATCCAAGAATCAGACTACTATAGTGAGGATATACCTGCGATTCATCAAGCAGAAAATTAGCAACCCATGCATAGTCGAGAGTGCATTTGGATAATTAAATTGAAACAGTATGCCAAGGGATAATTTCTCAAATGCAACATTGTTTCATGGATTGATGAGATTATATTTGCAATATAATTGCAAATTAATACGCCATGCTATTGTGTATTCCCGCTTTCACGGGTTTATTCCTATTTTCTATAATTGAATTTAACACTGAAAGATTCTACCAGGATGATCAATTTGAATACCGCCCGTTGGTTGGTTTTTCGGATAAGCCATCCTTGGATACTATCCCAAAGGATTCAGCGGCTTCCAGAGTCATGGAGCTGGAGGAATTTTTATTGAGTGAGCAGAGAGCAAGACAATTGAGAAATGAGGAATCGACCAATGTTGATTTCGTAAAGCAGAAATTCATCCGGGAAAATAGGGGAGGAAGCCTGATGAAATCACTGGAGAGACTTCCGGGAGTGAGCACAATAGGCATAGGGTCGGGGGCATCCAAGCCGCTGATCCGTGGTCTTGGTTTTAATCAGGTGATGGTGGTAGAAAATGGCATCAAGCATGAAGGTCAACAATGGGGAGCAGATCATGGGCTGGAAATAGACCAATATGCTGCTGATCAGGTGATGATTATAAAAGGACCGGTTTCATTCAAATATGGCTCTGATGCAATTGCCGGAGTAGTGGATATCAGTGAGAAACCGGCTCCAAGCGAAGATGGAATAGGTGGTTCTGTAGATTTGGGAGCCAAAAGCAATAATGCATGGCTAGGAGGTTCAGTTAATCTGCTTGCAAGAAAGAATAAATGGTTCGTAGATGGCAGACTCACCTATGCAACCTATGCAGACTTTAAAATTCCTACGGATTCGGTATTTGTGTATGATTTTGGAGTAGCCCTACATGGAAATAAAGTACGGAACACAGCGGGGAATGAATTCAATTTTTCAGGTAGAGTGGGGTACATCGGTGAGCATCTCCGAAATACGCTTTCTATGTCCAGAGTGAGGAGCAAGTCAGGTTTTTTTGCCAATGCACATGGTCTGGAGCCCCGACAAGTGGATACGGATCTTCATGACCGTTCCGATAGAGATGTCCTCTTGCCGTACCAGGAAGTAGAGCATCTCAAGCTTATCAATAAATTGAGTTATTCCTTGGGCAACAACTTGCTTGAGCTGGATCTGGGCTATCAGCGAAATGACCGCAAAGAGTGGAGTCAATACGTCAACCATGGATACATGCCTCCTATCTATCCTTCGGAAATGGCTTATTCTTCCACGCTGGAAAGAGCTTTTGACAAAGAAGTTTTTTCCCTCAATCTGAGAGATGAGCTATTTTTGAGTAATCACACGCTGTCCTTTGGCGCAAGTGCAGAATATCAAAATAATGCCATTGGCGGCTGGGGTTTTTTGATTCCTGCTTTTGAGCAATTCAGCTATGGATTCTATGCAGTTGATAAATATAAGATAACCCCCCTATGGCAGCTTACCGGTGCCTTACGCTATGACCATAGTCGTATTCATGTGTTCGAATACCGTGATTGGTTCCCAAGCGTAAAGGATCCCAATCAGAGCGGGAATCCCGACTACCTGAATAGGGCGGAGGATTTCAAGAGAAATTTCAATAGCTTGGTTTGG contains:
- a CDS encoding PAS domain-containing protein yields the protein MKNNKIEKFAPLMSWDISSPVSGIRAKKAKDLEALEGFSELHHWQVDLNKELMAGYQTLVLTDSNQQILWVNQDFHTMTGYTPEFAIGKKPTFLQGVKTSENVKRRIREGLAAGRSITESVINYRKSGEEYACHISIIPLIHSTRGITHFLALEREIVLAS
- a CDS encoding TonB-dependent receptor: MERRIFTIFFFSCLLLLASVVYAQQVKITGKVTLQSDGDILPGVTVIEKGTTNGAVTDINGDYSINASTGSTLVFSFLGFDSQEVPVSNQSVINVQLAESSSDLEEVIVVGYGVQKKSVVTGAISSVKASDLENMPINRVEQALQGRTSGLTVAASSGQPGAASSIRIRGITTLGNNNPLWVVDGVVVDNGGIGYLNQSDIESIEVLKDASSQAIYGARAAAGVILVTTKKGKAGEIRVNYHGYYGTSAPAKKLDLLNATDYATLRNESAVNAGNNPIFSNPASYGEGTDWQDLIFNNDARRQNHEVSVSGGNEVSTFYASFGHLQQDGIVATDISSYKRTNIRLNSEHKLAKWLTIGQNLGYAHDKSIGLGNTNSEFGGPLSSAINLDPITPAVITDPALASQPPYTSPNVIRDPNGNPYGISTIVGQEMVNPLAYIQTRLGNYGWSDNIVGNAYAVAEPIKGLKFRSTLGAKLSYWGNESFTPLFYLNGSNVSNQTSFTRNQSRGFDWNLENTVSYTKSIEDHTFTVLLGQGAYLDNTTRSLGVTYFNVPADNFDDASLNYNVPSDQRVATGSEGSGHAVTSLFARANYNFKEKYLLEALVRRDGSSRFGENNRYGVFPSFSAGWVVSQENFWPSNNVVDFLKVRGGYGVVGNDNIGDFAYLSTIGGGRNYTIGTNGSYLIGYSPNAPSNPDLKWEQTSQANIGVEATVFEDFNVTFDMYKKVTTGILQNPRIPSYVGAISNPAANVADMVNKGVELEVGYRKQLGNLNLGMSGNVSYLHNEVTDLGANIDFISGGQSFQASTYPITRTGLGQAANSFFGFQKLGIFQTEEQVANYVDSNGNQILPNAKPGDFIWADLDGDGQITEKDRTYIGNPTPTWSYGFTVNLAYKAFDLVLFGQGVAGNKVFQGLRRLDIGTANWQTEALGRWTEAGDNNSYPRLVDGDPNKNFGNPSDFYLEDGSYFRIKTLQFGYTLPTAIAGKVGMKKARVYVMSENLLTLTKYTGYDPEIGGGVMSIDRGIYPQARSFMVGVNVGF
- a CDS encoding DUF4230 domain-containing protein; translated protein: MNRFFLGFIAALLVMAGLWLFVDKKDGQEKLNANSAMIQEQIQNVGKLIVTEGYYSQVFTYRNSQKLFLDLVSANKKALIVAKAKATVEYDLRKLETRIDQNSKTLTIVRIPDPVVNIYPEFDYYDVTQDFLNQFEANDYNKIKTSITKQFRDKIEASGLKDDAQERLISELLTIYVLTKSLGWNLVYNETVIENPDQMENLAR
- a CDS encoding TonB-dependent receptor, encoding MLLCIPAFTGLFLFSIIEFNTERFYQDDQFEYRPLVGFSDKPSLDTIPKDSAASRVMELEEFLLSEQRARQLRNEESTNVDFVKQKFIRENRGGSLMKSLERLPGVSTIGIGSGASKPLIRGLGFNQVMVVENGIKHEGQQWGADHGLEIDQYAADQVMIIKGPVSFKYGSDAIAGVVDISEKPAPSEDGIGGSVDLGAKSNNAWLGGSVNLLARKNKWFVDGRLTYATYADFKIPTDSVFVYDFGVALHGNKVRNTAGNEFNFSGRVGYIGEHLRNTLSMSRVRSKSGFFANAHGLEPRQVDTDLHDRSDRDVLLPYQEVEHLKLINKLSYSLGNNLLELDLGYQRNDRKEWSQYVNHGYMPPIYPSEMAYSSTLERAFDKEVFSLNLRDELFLSNHTLSFGASAEYQNNAIGGWGFLIPAFEQFSYGFYAVDKYKITPLWQLTGALRYDHSRIHVFEYRDWFPSVKDPNQSGNPDYLNRAEDFKRNFNSLVWSVGFNYVPGDFSFKGNAGTSFRTPIAKELAANGVNYHYFRYERGNAELSPERSFQLDLGTELTKENWSVSFSPFLNYFPNYIYLNPSFEHDYLYGAGNQVFNYTQSEVFRYGAEINATYQLTPVLSTELLGEYVYGKQLAGDKKGYTLPFSPPPSAVLNLTYKPNLQSAFKSPYLALDYRLTAKQTNIVPPEKITPGYQLINVRMGSNVAIANRNIQVDIQIQNLFNNHYLNHTSFYRLIDLPEQGRNITLSFNYQF
- a CDS encoding triple tyrosine motif-containing protein; this translates as MKNVLLTFILLIFFSRSVYPQAELASPKIKNFTNKTYQAGLQNWGATQDEKGVIYFGNNEGLLTFNGNFWELYQLPNKTIIRSAKFDSNNRLFVGGQDEIGYFQAASNGQLNFHSLKHLLPERARSFSDIWQIVNRGDEFFFLEHNRIYHFKDEVMHVFTSETEWLYLGVVNDKVYAQDKEMGLMEFSNGIWKKALKSQATTFPHIVSILPFDSDNLLITTLSHGIYLLDANGLKPFTTEIDELLRKSWVNTVTQIDSETYAIGTKSSGVLIMDIEGKTIQQFTIAQGLQTNNVRSIYVDKDFGLWIGLDDGIDYIDFQNPIKEIQPDADKRVSGYTAISYKDQLYLGTSDGLYKFTLSSKIKDLSFAKGEFTLIQGSEGQVWKIQEINDRLLMGHENGAFEIVEDRTKAIFNHTGAWVFQPATAIYPSSKIYVGTYTGMQLLSENNTTLENLGAIGELSESLRFLKMQFNTGELWGSHPYRGIYRQELSDNFLNVIKTSTYTAVDGLPSDLYNYAFQVKNRILIATESGIYEFDQKTAGFRQSDIFKGVLRGMSIQYLQEDQEGNVWFVSNKRIGVIDFSMPNNELPFTLVYLPELSGKVIGGHEFIYPIDKKNILVGSNKGFFHINYEQYRKRISRPNSWIGKVSLFGQQDTVVYTIQVGKEAENDIQEFSHTMNSIHLEYTSTTFRQLENLEYSYLLRGFDQGWSEWTDRFEKDYTNLGAGTYTFEVKSRNNLGNESDIARYTFKVLPAWYETVWAYVLYFVLLIGTVYWFFTRQNKKHILAQKHLKDKHNLALERTEKEIVQLRNEKLQAEINYKNQELGSTTMHLLQRGKVLTKIKEELMAESESELNAKKVIRLINEVERGDDDWDRFAIHFDHVHSNFLTILRGKFPTLTANELKLCAFVKMNLSSKEIADLMSISLKAVEVGRYRLRKKLQISTEVNLHDFLIEITIS